The Amphiura filiformis chromosome 8, Afil_fr2py, whole genome shotgun sequence genomic sequence acttatttattgattttatttatttggtatattagttagtaggcctagttagtaataggcctacgtcggtttattattgattgttgataacttgacaacttgattgattgatcaattgattgtCATTTCACatcatattcctagtttataggccaatttgaatagcatcgtatattagataaatagacctatcagtattgatttattctattcagcaatatcaaggattactatcaatcttctcatagctaattgtcagttggctcagtggtaacgcagtagcacggaataggcctggaagcggcgctagaaattagcatgaagccgcattcatatgtaaatagcgtattgttatttaaatttgcgcccagacgtattgagggcgacagtcatgttatccagacagagaatgtcttgatgcgccaggcatgtcaaattgctgagtgaatgtgtataaatcccctttctgtataggtaataagctagtatatttggtgttccagtttgttataacaaaaaaataagtattatattaaatatattaagtgtataaactttaaaattgacgtgaatttgaaatgcagagctccaaatctagctaaatcgtgtagtgtgaaattatgctgtgtgaccccctctgcgtggtagaattatattcataaaacattgaatttaacatataatatgggcagccaaccacgatttatcagcatttaaaagatatattaattaatattaattaacaaagaagataaataatcaatagtacaaatgacaatttaactagtaaacaagtctgaaatcttaaaatgttgccacgtgatttcccgaacacgtgatatgtctacatgtgaccattattcagatttaccgaagtatttagagtatggtgcacggcttgcaggcaactgtgtatttctttacctccgtataaaatcaataattcatgctgggagccaagtaacattctgtctgcttagtgcagtttggtattttattttacttgagagcatatagaaatacataaaaacgaataaggcgccatgatggaaagctatggaaggtcaggtcgggtatcaaaggttattttaacttcaaatgctacttgtgtttcacaccttgcctctgtcacgtatttccttcatattattgaccgcaagtcctaatttttactttgctattgcaaaatgtcatttcatatcaaattagtagactttctttgaaaaaaacatatcactggtgcccgatgggaatatccgtccgccatttcattaaactggatcgttttcgcctggtttgtgcccagatgtattggggcgcgctatactctcattgaacaggcaaagttcgcaaaactaacaacgttgttatttgccaatatcaattaacatgatccaaggggtcgaacatgaattattcataacggatcgataactggcctcactttctagatagtaaaccagcggaatttttcataggttttgcgttgctaatagaacaaccgtgaatttagtgtcacccccttggcagTAGTTTTACAACACACAGGTCCCGGGCTCGATTCCCACCTCTggatattttttgcaaggctgagaaaaaaatgaaatttctggactgcaaacttatttggcgcgcgatctgagctggtccttttctggtggctgtgtctgttacaggtaCACTCCCTCTGcttccaaaccaggttcacgctcatttcacctcccttaatatcacgaatatccattttaaaagccaggtccaatttaggtagtgaaggagggtcgagagatgaaaagaggagaagctgatgggtgatcgagattgtaggggagGGGCGGAAGACAAAAAAGGAAGAAGGGGAGAAGAGCGAtgcagtcacagggctctaaattacataggcgtagatcgggggcgGGGgagttcggggggggggggggaaatccatTTTagcgcaaaaaaaaaagaaaggaagagggtgAGAAGGAGAGAGAGGTAGATCGGGGGAGGGGAGTTggaggataaatcccccaatattttgccgaggggatggtcgatataatcaccccccccccccatattgacgcctgtgtattggtttctgtcaaaattaacctcatatgtggttattttacccacaaaatgccatttttagcgcttcgcgcgaattaatTCCacgtttgtcccatatttcaccagtttcaccttgtatacatgtatacaaggattatcgtatacggtatactcaaaatgcggtatattcactataaacacgctgaatgattaccgcattatcatggaTATCGTTGTTTGACCTTGGTCATAATtgaatgtgtcgataggtttcacgctTTAACTACACGCGCCCTTAATTTTCAGTGATGATAGTGGGCTTTTACAGGgagggcgctctctcatttctataaactccatagcgccattaggcgaacgtttacggtatattataGTATAttgcagagaatactttaaatattggccggttatttttcacacagcggcgttaactaggcaattgcctatacttctaacatacactacttgtagaggtcactcgtgaattgtgagagctctgtgcattgtgtataggaaaacggacagtaactgcagtatgagtgcTTCAAACATCGTTTGCTCCCCCTCctctttgacctgccaaaaatccctTTCCCCATTTTGGATTGCCAAAAATGTCCcctccccccattttaccctccccaagtGGGAAACTtgatgacattttcgttattgacaGCCATACAGTCAGACTAAACATAAAAGAAAAGAACAAACGGTAACTTTATTTCTTGGGCTTACATCATTTATTTATGATCTTCGCATATAttattgtgtctcgcattgtcttacccCTTGCTTGGGTGAAATATATAAGCCGCCGCCTTTTTTCCTTATTTAATATACATAGTTGGCGGCTAAGATACATGAGAGAGACTACAATCAGGTGAGATTACCCCCGAGATTACGCGTGAACCCCGGTAGTCCAGTGGTAAAACTCTCAATCGGTAATCGTGAGGCCCGGGGTTCAAACCCCACAGAGTCCTCATTTTTTCGGCTCTCTCTCAATTTATTATATGTCAGCTTGCCCGAGCATCATTATAGTCATTCAAAACATATTTGTGACAatattttacaaacaaacatatcgtagcttatcatgattattgtgcaAATGATTATATTTGGTGATACAATATTACGAATCCACTGCAACATACATGCTGTGATAGTTTACCTAGATGTTTACGTCGAAATAATGTGCACACATTTATACATTTCAATGATTAGTTTCTTACATTATTAACATGATCACAATTAGATTACTATTAGATCTAGCCTATACGTTTTAAGCTTGAGACTAATAAAAATGTTCGTCATAAGACTTTATTTCGTGTTTATTCATGTCAGTGTTAAAACAGTAAACACTATGTTTGCTGTAGTAATATAATAATTTCATATGTTCGATTCGGCTATTTCGAGACTATCAGGTATATTCGGTAAAGGAGCAGCTTCATCATTTGCCAATTCCACACCACTCGTTCGCGATGGCATTTCACGCGGTCTAGTCCTGGGTACATCATCCCGAGAGTGAGACCCCGGGTGTGGTCTGCTTTCTAAACTAAGATTCTCCTTCCGTTTCCGACGGGTGCTTATAGCATCAGCAATTGTGTACAAATACGGGTTTATGGCTGAATTTATAGGTAATATGAATGTCACAGACCACGCGAATACTGCCGGAGGCAGAGTCAGTACCTTGGTTTGAACCAAGATCCCGAGTATGATGATCGGGGACCAGCACATGAAATCCGTGGCAACGATCGCTGCAACTTTAAGAGTCAATCGAATCTGTGTTTTCATCTCTCTGTCCAAGCCTGCCCGTTTTGAAGACACATATACTGTTCGTATGATACTCGCGTAGCACACCactatcagtagataacaacacaaGTTAAGACCAAGGAAAATTGCACTTGAAAAATACATCCCGACTTGTTTGCCACTAGGCTCTGATCGTGATATATCGACTTTGATTGTTCTGTATTCAAtagaaaacgtttttgaaacaaCGTGTGTTGTGTACGATTCATATAATGTCAACGGTAGGCCGATGCAAACATGTGAATTGTCATAAAAGTTCAGGTTCTTCCCGGCTAGAAATGATGGGACCGTGCCTAATGTTATTGAAAACATCCAAATCAAAGCTGCTGTAACTTTGGTTGACTTGAGTCCCAATTTGATTTTAGAGCGTGGATATTTCACGCTGATGAAACGATCTATACTTATAAGCGTCACGAAGAAAACCGACGATTCGCTTGATACGATCGACAGCGCTCCTGCAAACTTGCAGGTAATACCAGTTCTCCAGGTCTCAGCTCGCATAGGAAAAGTGTCTCCAAAGTAGATATCAGCAATTGCAATCAGTATCATGTACAAACCCATAAGTAAATCAGACAGTGCTAAGTTGCTATACAGAAAGGATTGAACTTtatttttttggttgtttttgtgGAACAACACAAAAGCATTTCCACCAAGTGCGTTAAGCCCAATAAGCCACATCATGCCTACCAGGACCCTATCGGATAATAATCTATCGCATGTAAGGTACGGAGATCTCATGGATGAAGCGCTGCAATTTACTCCAAATGGCACATAACATTCACAGATCTCATGTTGTTCGGCAAACATGTATACATCTATCTGCATTTCAGTAAACGCTTCGGGCGTTACATCACGCAATTCGTTGCCATTCAGAtgtacaaaatttaatttttctaaGCCGCCTAAATCTGGTACTATTTCTAGTAAATTGTCTGCCAGATCCAAGTGAGCGAGATTTGGTGTGcttgaaaatatatcaaaatcgaTACGTTTTAACTGGTTATCATATAATATTAAAGTATTCAATTTTCTCAAATCAATTAGCAATTGCCTTTCCAGGTAACGCAACTTGTTCATCTCTAAATGAAGTCTTCTCAAAACTATCATACCTATAAAGATATCAGGTGGTAGGTATTCAACTTTGT encodes the following:
- the LOC140159527 gene encoding G-protein coupled receptor GRL101-like encodes the protein MLRLYDNKLQNLDTGTFRVLKKLKKLWLFRNQLLSVEVGTFAGLKHLEALTFSHNNLIRVPSGLFEDLGSLDYLSLADNKVEYLPPDIFIGMIVLRRLHLEMNKLRYLERQLLIDLRKLNTLILYDNQLKRIDFDIFSSTPNLAHLDLADNLLEIVPDLGGLEKLNFVHLNGNELRDVTPEAFTEMQIDVYMFAEQHEICECYVPFGVNCSASSMRSPYLTCDRLLSDRVLVGMMWLIGLNALGGNAFVLFHKNNQKNKVQSFLYSNLALSDLLMGLYMILIAIADIYFGDTFPMRAETWRTGITCKFAGALSIVSSESSVFFVTLISIDRFISVKYPRSKIKLGLKSTKVTAALIWMFSITLGTVPSFLAGKNLNFYDNSHVCIGLPLTLYESYTTHVVSKTFSIEYRTIKVDISRSEPSGKQVGMYFSSAIFLGLNLCCYLLIVVCYASIIRTVYVSSKRAGLDREMKTQIRLTLKVAAIVATDFMCWSPIIILGILVQTKVLTLPPAVFAWSVTFILPINSAINPYLYTIADAISTRRKRKENLSLESRPHPGSHSRDDVPRTRPREMPSRTSGVELANDEAAPLPNIPDSLEIAESNI